From Varibaculum massiliense, a single genomic window includes:
- a CDS encoding ABC transporter ATP-binding protein: MEPATLTVKDLQVWRSGRQVLGPVSFSVDPGELVAVIGPSGAGKTTLLRAIAGLQPCKGQIYCGQEEVSSYPPAARGSALVADTDGLFPHLTVQENVALAGGTSENLQVTLTDLGLSSLTRHYPGSLSTGQRQMVALARALLHRPRWLLFDEPLAHVDPYSRARLRGEIQRIHRRIGAASLYVTHDLPEAFAVADRIMLLRGGQIIQDDYPQDLVSHPADLQTALYLGATTQIAASALITTDRFGQVSAHLAALGEDLEIPASEGLSSASGQRRDVVAVGSPYSIKIGNLPPERQNDPIMGEVGQVVGSQFEGDTYLLQVETEFGVFASRRQSGDEPFIVGDRVKITALPEHLWAVPA; encoded by the coding sequence ATGGAACCGGCCACGCTAACCGTAAAAGATTTACAGGTGTGGCGCTCGGGGCGCCAGGTACTGGGCCCGGTATCTTTTTCGGTTGATCCGGGGGAGTTAGTAGCGGTGATTGGTCCGTCGGGGGCGGGAAAAACTACGCTGCTGCGGGCAATTGCGGGTTTACAACCCTGCAAGGGTCAGATTTATTGCGGCCAGGAGGAGGTCTCGAGCTACCCTCCTGCTGCTCGCGGCAGTGCTCTCGTCGCCGATACTGATGGACTTTTCCCGCATCTAACCGTTCAAGAAAATGTGGCGCTGGCTGGGGGAACCAGCGAAAACCTGCAAGTAACCCTAACTGACCTTGGTCTTAGTTCCCTAACGCGGCATTACCCGGGTTCTTTATCTACTGGGCAGCGGCAAATGGTGGCTCTAGCTAGGGCATTGCTTCACCGTCCGCGTTGGTTGCTGTTCGACGAACCCTTAGCACATGTAGATCCCTATTCGCGTGCGCGTCTGCGTGGGGAGATTCAGCGGATTCATCGTCGCATTGGCGCGGCGTCCCTTTATGTTACCCATGACCTGCCAGAAGCCTTCGCGGTTGCCGACCGGATTATGTTGCTGCGTGGCGGGCAGATTATCCAAGATGACTACCCCCAGGATCTGGTGTCTCACCCTGCCGACTTACAAACTGCCCTCTATCTGGGAGCCACTACTCAAATAGCGGCGTCGGCGTTGATCACCACTGATAGATTTGGGCAGGTCAGCGCCCATTTGGCTGCTTTGGGGGAGGACTTAGAGATTCCGGCCAGCGAAGGCCTATCTTCTGCAAGTGGACAGCGCCGTGACGTGGTTGCGGTCGGCTCGCCCTATTCCATAAAAATTGGCAATCTACCACCGGAGCGCCAAAATGATCCGATTATGGGTGAGGTGGGTCAGGTGGTGGGTTCCCAATTTGAGGGGGATACATATCTATTGCAGGTAGAAACAGAGTTCGGAGTATTCGCTAGCCGTCGTCAAAGTGGCGACGAGCCTTTCATAGTGGGGGATCGGGTAAAAATAACCGCCCTCCCCGAACATCTTTGGGCAGTTCCCGCCTAA
- a CDS encoding ABC transporter permease: MRKVLVGCSSWLVILGFCALAAIWPLAFVIRAAIVSPFGGEEAIASALRLSLLEAVGSAILATIWGSAAALGARVIPGRIRQVVEMLCLCPIAIPPFIVASALRSFAGSSASNLTGPLPVIAVFSFSLAPLAYFSARSTLKTIRRDQLDQARILGLGHWDIFRLVIARPLFASIPLSLGVTFALALSDPLVPDLVGGKTMNAAHSLWLRATGSFETAFLGHASLVLTGLSLCAAGILIALYFTTYRNFFPATLLGASNFPLGSPRPLPLLGVGSYALSSAGLILYLLFHASFSASKLQSVINTWLLSALAAFLCLVVLAATRRLGATSRYMTIEALFIVILSLPGAAIGAGWMLLRQQGLSWPFSSGGFLSLCSFLLIGMPVTYFLAARFRAVGPAEFEAVRVLGVGRVQTALKILLPAVKRYFSLTLATVVAISTTLSAPLMWVAAPDTPVVVPQMFAMVDEANYAEAFGLSLAALVVSITLFVLVPKEEGKWNRPR, from the coding sequence ATGAGAAAAGTCTTGGTGGGTTGTTCATCCTGGTTGGTGATCTTGGGATTTTGCGCCTTGGCTGCCATTTGGCCTCTAGCTTTCGTAATTCGCGCCGCAATTGTGAGTCCTTTTGGGGGAGAAGAAGCTATCGCTTCGGCGCTCCGCCTTTCGCTCCTAGAGGCCGTAGGATCGGCGATTTTAGCTACTATCTGGGGGAGCGCTGCCGCCCTAGGAGCAAGGGTGATACCTGGCCGGATCCGCCAAGTCGTAGAAATGCTGTGTCTATGTCCTATTGCCATCCCGCCTTTCATAGTCGCTAGTGCTCTGCGCTCATTCGCAGGATCTTCGGCCAGTAACCTTACCGGCCCGCTTCCGGTAATCGCGGTATTTTCTTTCTCCCTTGCCCCCTTAGCTTATTTTTCTGCGCGCTCGACTTTGAAAACAATCCGCCGTGATCAGCTAGATCAAGCCCGAATTTTAGGGCTTGGACACTGGGATATTTTTCGTTTAGTAATCGCCCGTCCGCTTTTTGCCTCTATCCCGCTATCCCTGGGAGTTACCTTTGCCCTTGCCCTCTCCGATCCGCTAGTACCTGATCTGGTGGGTGGGAAAACCATGAACGCCGCCCATTCCTTGTGGCTGCGCGCCACCGGAAGTTTTGAAACCGCCTTTCTGGGGCATGCTTCTCTGGTGTTGACGGGACTTTCCCTATGTGCAGCGGGCATCTTAATCGCTCTTTATTTCACTACTTATCGAAATTTCTTCCCGGCCACCTTGCTGGGGGCGTCCAATTTCCCTCTAGGCTCGCCGCGCCCCTTACCGCTTTTGGGGGTGGGTTCCTATGCTCTGTCCTCGGCAGGACTGATCCTTTATTTGCTGTTTCATGCCTCATTTTCGGCCTCGAAACTGCAGTCAGTAATCAACACCTGGCTACTTTCTGCCCTAGCTGCATTCTTGTGTCTAGTGGTGCTGGCAGCTACCCGCCGATTGGGGGCTACCAGCAGGTATATGACGATTGAGGCTCTTTTTATTGTAATTCTTTCTCTTCCGGGAGCCGCTATCGGCGCTGGGTGGATGCTTTTACGGCAACAGGGGCTGTCTTGGCCGTTTTCCAGTGGCGGATTCCTCTCTCTTTGTTCCTTCCTCTTGATTGGGATGCCGGTAACCTATTTTTTGGCGGCACGTTTTCGCGCTGTCGGTCCAGCAGAGTTCGAGGCGGTGAGAGTATTGGGAGTCGGACGTGTGCAAACAGCGTTAAAAATTCTTCTGCCCGCAGTTAAACGTTATTTCAGTTTGACCCTGGCAACAGTGGTTGCCATTTCTACCACCTTATCGGCTCCCTTAATGTGGGTGGCCGCTCCCGACACCCCGGTAGTAGTTCCCCAAATGTTTGCGATGGTGGACGAAGCCAACTATGCGGAAGCTTTCGGGTTGTCGCTAGCGGCACTAGTAGTATCCATCACCCTATTTGTGCTGGTACCAAAAGAGGAGGGGAAATGGAACCGGCCACGCTAA
- a CDS encoding extracellular solute-binding protein: MRSRLLVLAAVMVSLLLSACSPAKTQQLFFICSNEESICQAWRDAYAASSGKNVGYLRLPTAQALTRIASSPKNLDFDVWVGGPAENFVLARRRGLLAPYQPRGLASIPADMHDSENYWFGVYGSLLGFCSNRQALAAKGLPIPTSWAELREKKYRKLVAASSPLTSGTAFTVVRVLDEIYGSQAKSAIREIYANVPRLTNSGTAPVQLVQAGEAGLAITFTPYCVGKTPSGQNLEISYPREGTSYEIGSAALLKNSQHPEEGKAFLDWLSQKPGQEVAVKSPTPQLAITNQIPGSLASRLQRKDPHILPARPQKSAVDRDRWLAWFASQGWD; this comes from the coding sequence ATGCGCTCCCGCTTATTAGTTTTGGCTGCAGTGATGGTCAGCTTGCTGCTCAGTGCCTGTAGCCCAGCTAAAACTCAGCAGTTATTCTTTATCTGTTCCAATGAAGAATCCATCTGTCAGGCATGGCGGGACGCCTATGCCGCTTCCTCGGGGAAAAATGTTGGTTACCTGCGGCTACCTACCGCGCAGGCGCTTACTCGGATTGCTTCTAGCCCCAAAAACCTTGATTTTGATGTTTGGGTTGGCGGCCCGGCAGAAAACTTTGTTTTAGCGCGGCGCCGAGGACTCCTCGCCCCCTACCAGCCGCGAGGATTAGCCTCTATACCAGCAGATATGCATGACAGCGAAAACTATTGGTTCGGGGTTTATGGCTCATTGCTAGGGTTTTGCTCGAATCGGCAAGCTCTTGCCGCTAAAGGGTTACCAATACCAACATCGTGGGCGGAGCTGCGGGAAAAGAAATATCGCAAACTGGTGGCAGCGTCCTCCCCACTCACTTCGGGTACGGCATTCACCGTAGTCCGGGTACTAGATGAAATCTACGGGAGCCAGGCGAAGTCAGCAATCCGAGAGATATATGCCAACGTGCCTCGCTTGACTAACTCGGGAACAGCTCCGGTGCAGCTGGTGCAGGCAGGAGAGGCAGGACTCGCGATCACCTTTACCCCGTATTGCGTGGGTAAGACGCCAAGTGGTCAGAATCTGGAGATTAGTTATCCCCGAGAAGGAACCTCCTATGAAATTGGCTCGGCGGCACTGCTTAAAAATTCGCAGCATCCCGAAGAGGGGAAAGCTTTTCTGGATTGGCTTTCTCAAAAACCGGGACAAGAGGTTGCGGTAAAATCGCCGACTCCACAACTGGCGATTACCAATCAGATCCCCGGTTCTTTAGCATCGCGATTGCAGCGAAAAGATCCCCATATTTTGCCGGCACGCCCGCAAAAATCAGCAGTTGATCGCGATCGTTGGCTCGCCTGGTTTGCTAGTCAGGGGTGGGATTGA
- a CDS encoding MFS transporter, translating into MATFNGFSWLKAPAPAPRLPENKVKHLFPRLRMQVFLGIFIGYAGFYLIRNNISSIAPLLMDETGIDKVGVGIIANAVLFAYGLSKFFSAMISDRSNARYFLVIGLALSACTNLVVAFVPWVTASVGIFATVMFLNGWFQGMGWPPCGRVLVHWYSTNERGTITSIWNTAHNVGGALLPTLVGVGLAWTANDWRSAFWLPAVIALIVAFIGFLLIRDTPESLGLPPIEEYRNDPAKVEVDEGEKMSAKDMIFKHVLTNRTIVMLAVANVFVYALRYGVLNWITVYMHEKHHAEIGSGLAGIFAYEIAGIVGTLLCGWMSDKVFKGYRSGAGIFFTICTALAILGYWLAPLGTPMWVLILLVALIGGLIYGPVMLIGLQAIDLSPRNVAGTAAGFTGLFGYLLGATLASTGVGILVHNFGWNLTFMVFIVFSVLTVLLFAIVGRDERRIMSAHQAKLGDMA; encoded by the coding sequence ATGGCAACCTTCAACGGCTTTTCGTGGCTAAAGGCGCCGGCTCCGGCGCCACGACTGCCAGAAAATAAAGTTAAACACCTGTTCCCTCGCCTGCGTATGCAGGTCTTCCTTGGAATCTTTATCGGCTATGCCGGTTTTTATCTGATTAGGAACAATATCTCCTCAATCGCGCCTTTACTGATGGATGAAACCGGCATAGACAAGGTCGGAGTGGGCATTATTGCAAATGCAGTCCTTTTTGCCTACGGCTTATCAAAGTTCTTCTCCGCGATGATCTCTGATCGCTCTAATGCTCGCTATTTCCTGGTGATTGGCCTCGCTCTTTCGGCCTGTACCAACCTAGTAGTTGCTTTTGTGCCTTGGGTAACCGCCTCAGTAGGCATCTTCGCCACTGTAATGTTCCTCAACGGTTGGTTTCAAGGGATGGGATGGCCCCCTTGCGGAAGAGTATTAGTGCACTGGTACTCAACCAATGAGCGCGGTACCATCACCTCTATTTGGAACACCGCCCACAACGTTGGAGGAGCTCTCTTACCAACACTGGTCGGTGTGGGCCTGGCCTGGACCGCGAATGACTGGCGCTCAGCCTTCTGGTTACCGGCAGTAATCGCGCTGATAGTAGCGTTTATTGGATTCTTATTGATCCGGGATACCCCGGAATCGCTGGGGCTTCCTCCCATTGAGGAATACCGTAACGATCCTGCCAAAGTGGAGGTGGATGAGGGCGAAAAGATGTCCGCCAAGGATATGATTTTCAAACACGTCCTCACCAACCGCACTATCGTGATGCTCGCGGTGGCTAACGTCTTCGTTTATGCTCTCCGCTACGGGGTACTGAACTGGATTACCGTCTACATGCACGAAAAACATCATGCTGAGATTGGTTCCGGTTTAGCGGGCATCTTTGCCTATGAAATCGCAGGGATCGTCGGTACGTTGCTGTGCGGCTGGATGTCCGACAAAGTATTCAAAGGTTACCGTTCCGGGGCGGGAATCTTCTTTACTATCTGCACCGCCCTAGCAATCCTCGGCTACTGGTTGGCGCCGTTAGGTACCCCCATGTGGGTTTTGATCCTCTTGGTGGCCCTGATCGGGGGACTTATCTACGGCCCGGTAATGTTGATTGGTCTGCAGGCCATTGACTTGTCGCCGCGGAATGTGGCCGGTACTGCTGCTGGATTCACTGGGCTGTTCGGATACCTATTGGGAGCTACTTTGGCTTCCACCGGGGTAGGGATTCTGGTTCATAACTTCGGCTGGAACCTAACCTTTATGGTGTTTATCGTCTTCTCGGTGTTGACAGTGCTACTGTTTGCGATCGTGGGACGCGATGAGCGGCGGATTATGAGCGCGCATCAAGCAAAACTGGGCGATATGGCATAA
- a CDS encoding response regulator transcription factor, giving the protein MKPLVLVVDDEAQMREIVRFTLEESGCEVLEASGAASAWKLLKSSDLALVILDLMLPDGSGVELAKRIRAAMKVPIIMLTALGDPQQRIAGLQAGADDYLPKPFSPRELSLRVEAILRRTHKTRQAEPRRELGPLSLDAARGRAYYQGKDLKLSETEFKLLRVLAEANGGVVNIRDLLNQVWETTSTSGGRDMVKTTVYRLRAKLRAAGSDEMVYTLRGGGYILEYLGQEN; this is encoded by the coding sequence ATGAAACCGCTGGTACTGGTAGTAGATGACGAAGCCCAGATGCGCGAAATTGTTCGTTTTACCCTAGAGGAAAGCGGGTGCGAAGTTCTAGAGGCCTCCGGTGCCGCCTCTGCCTGGAAACTGCTGAAATCTTCGGACTTAGCCCTGGTGATATTGGATTTAATGTTGCCAGATGGTTCCGGAGTAGAACTGGCGAAACGCATCAGGGCCGCGATGAAAGTTCCGATTATTATGCTTACCGCCCTCGGGGATCCCCAACAGCGTATCGCCGGCCTACAGGCAGGTGCCGATGATTACCTCCCGAAACCATTTTCTCCCCGGGAACTGTCCCTGCGGGTAGAAGCAATTCTGCGGCGCACTCACAAAACGCGCCAAGCTGAACCGCGGCGCGAACTCGGTCCGTTATCGCTTGACGCTGCCCGCGGACGCGCTTACTACCAGGGTAAAGACCTCAAACTTTCCGAAACCGAATTTAAACTATTACGTGTGCTAGCTGAAGCTAACGGGGGAGTAGTTAATATTCGCGACCTTCTAAACCAAGTATGGGAAACCACCTCTACTTCTGGAGGGCGCGACATGGTAAAAACCACGGTTTATCGTCTACGCGCCAAGCTGCGTGCTGCGGGCAGTGATGAAATGGTTTATACCCTGCGCGGGGGTGGCTACATCCTAGAATATCTAGGGCAAGAAAACTGA
- a CDS encoding sensor histidine kinase translates to MEILVFLIGLASGILGGYGLHKWIWHLPRRRANLPSEATNTDILSHEIRTPLALISGAAELLESTPLDERQSRLLHTVTTNSAHAIRLAETFLTGAKIRGSGLRLEKEDVDLRALVRQAASQVREVLAVDILLTDPGAPLYVRGDRQLLSQVIWNLINNAARHCRDGVKIQVRSFQDGSQVILEVSDNGAGISKSQRRDLFTYYGGQTTQAATADSGAGLGLGVVAEIVHGHGGEVLVDTLEDRGTTFVVSLPKGGTK, encoded by the coding sequence GTGGAAATCCTAGTTTTCCTAATTGGTTTAGCCTCCGGAATCTTAGGCGGCTACGGTCTACATAAATGGATTTGGCATCTGCCTCGGCGCAGAGCGAACCTGCCGAGTGAGGCTACCAATACCGATATTTTGTCCCATGAAATTCGTACCCCTTTGGCGCTGATTTCTGGGGCCGCGGAACTTTTAGAATCTACTCCTTTGGATGAGCGACAAAGCCGGCTGTTGCACACCGTTACCACTAACTCCGCGCACGCTATTCGCTTAGCGGAAACCTTTTTAACCGGAGCCAAGATTCGTGGCTCGGGGCTAAGACTAGAAAAAGAAGATGTGGATTTGCGGGCGCTCGTGCGGCAGGCAGCTTCGCAGGTGCGAGAAGTTTTAGCGGTAGATATTTTACTTACCGATCCGGGTGCCCCCCTCTATGTACGCGGCGATCGACAGTTGTTATCCCAGGTGATCTGGAATCTGATTAATAACGCAGCCCGCCATTGCCGAGATGGGGTAAAAATCCAGGTTCGTTCTTTTCAAGATGGCTCGCAAGTTATTTTAGAGGTTAGCGATAATGGCGCGGGCATCTCCAAGAGTCAACGCCGCGACCTGTTCACCTACTATGGGGGCCAAACAACGCAAGCCGCGACCGCAGATTCGGGAGCGGGATTAGGTCTGGGGGTAGTGGCGGAAATCGTTCACGGACACGGGGGAGAGGTTTTGGTTGATACTTTAGAAGACAGAGGAACTACTTTTGTAGTCAGCCTGCCCAAGGGAGGAACGAAATGA
- a CDS encoding MerR family transcriptional regulator, producing MDRQPRPQRSQGMLFGDTLADLDTETGYRGPIACKAAGITYRQLDYWARTGLVEPTIRTAKGSGSHRLYSFRDILVLKIVKRLLDTGVSLQQIRVAVDALSKRGVDSLSSITLMSDGASVYECTSTDEVIDLVQGGQGVFGIAVGRVWREIEGTLAELPVESAKEQLIVPDELAAARARRNAG from the coding sequence ATGGATAGGCAGCCGCGCCCGCAGCGTTCGCAAGGCATGTTATTTGGAGATACCTTAGCGGATTTGGATACTGAAACCGGTTATCGCGGTCCTATCGCCTGCAAAGCAGCAGGGATAACCTACCGACAACTGGACTATTGGGCGCGTACTGGTTTAGTGGAGCCTACGATTCGCACTGCGAAAGGCTCCGGTTCTCACCGCCTGTATTCTTTCCGCGATATTTTGGTGCTGAAAATTGTTAAACGTCTGCTGGATACGGGTGTTTCCCTGCAGCAGATTCGGGTAGCGGTAGATGCTCTCTCGAAGAGGGGAGTGGACTCACTTTCCTCGATTACTCTCATGTCCGATGGTGCCTCGGTTTATGAATGTACCTCCACCGATGAAGTAATCGACCTGGTACAAGGGGGACAGGGCGTATTCGGGATAGCAGTCGGACGCGTGTGGCGAGAGATTGAAGGCACCCTAGCCGAACTGCCGGTAGAGTCAGCCAAGGAACAGCTAATAGTCCCCGATGAACTGGCGGCTGCCCGGGCGCGGCGAAACGCCGGATAA
- the ftsR gene encoding transcriptional regulator FtsR codes for MPEATPKAWPPGVSDKPVFSIGKVVERIKGEFPTISVSKLRFLEEQGIVTPARTASGYRKYSAADIERVRYCLSRQRDSFMPLRVIRENLAQLDAGRSLSEVQTEQKAARLVASEGQLVAPSAADGGLTTRELLDLSGISTEELETFVQAGLVSPDLSGRFPARSHQIVRLANLLAEQGIPPRQLRFLKTSALRLLDLVERAATPVSYRASSVAKARHLSETQELSEAAAQMFLQMVRVSVEKLN; via the coding sequence GTGCCAGAAGCTACCCCCAAAGCCTGGCCTCCGGGCGTTTCAGATAAGCCGGTATTTTCTATCGGGAAAGTAGTAGAGCGGATTAAGGGCGAGTTTCCTACTATTTCCGTTTCTAAACTGCGTTTCCTAGAGGAACAGGGGATTGTTACTCCGGCACGCACCGCCTCGGGATACCGCAAATATTCGGCGGCAGATATCGAGAGGGTGCGATATTGTCTTTCCCGCCAACGTGATTCTTTTATGCCCTTGCGGGTAATTCGGGAAAATTTGGCGCAACTAGACGCGGGACGCAGCCTCAGCGAAGTACAAACAGAGCAAAAGGCCGCGCGTCTGGTGGCTTCAGAAGGACAACTGGTGGCACCTTCTGCTGCAGATGGAGGGCTTACAACCCGGGAGCTTTTAGATTTAAGCGGGATTTCCACCGAGGAACTAGAAACATTTGTGCAGGCTGGCCTGGTGTCTCCGGATCTTTCCGGGCGTTTTCCGGCTCGCAGCCACCAGATTGTGAGGCTGGCTAACCTCTTGGCAGAACAAGGGATTCCTCCGCGTCAACTGCGTTTCTTAAAAACTTCTGCACTTCGCTTGCTTGATTTGGTAGAAAGGGCAGCTACTCCGGTCAGTTACCGCGCCTCCTCAGTGGCGAAGGCGCGACACCTGTCGGAAACTCAAGAACTTTCTGAAGCCGCCGCCCAAATGTTCTTGCAGATGGTGCGGGTTTCTGTTGAAAAGCTGAATTAA
- a CDS encoding FHA domain-containing protein, with amino-acid sequence MSEDDLADPLTTAIIGAIRDDDLPGNSSLSEDARKTIAQLPEGSALLVVVRGPNLGARFLLNAEKVSVGRKPKCDIFLDDVTVSRKHAIFVREDTGYVMRDAGSLNGTYVNRERVDSAQLKTGDIVQIGKYRMVYYSSRKDS; translated from the coding sequence ATGAGTGAAGATGACTTGGCAGATCCCTTAACCACCGCCATTATTGGCGCCATCAGGGATGATGACCTGCCGGGTAACAGTTCCCTTTCGGAAGACGCTCGCAAGACTATTGCGCAGCTTCCCGAAGGATCTGCTCTGCTAGTAGTAGTGCGCGGACCGAATCTGGGAGCCCGTTTCCTACTTAACGCCGAGAAAGTTTCTGTAGGGCGCAAACCCAAATGCGATATTTTCTTAGATGACGTGACCGTTTCCCGCAAACACGCCATTTTCGTTAGAGAAGACACCGGTTATGTGATGCGCGATGCCGGTTCTCTTAACGGCACTTATGTTAACCGCGAACGGGTAGATTCTGCGCAACTGAAAACCGGAGATATCGTGCAGATTGGCAAATACCGCATGGTCTACTATTCCTCGCGTAAGGACTCATAA
- the purU gene encoding formyltetrahydrofolate deformylase — MTEAKSHLVLTLSCPDRPGIVYEVTKVIVEEQGNIVDSQQFDDPETDRFFMRVEIHTSRPLSEVRTVFAPLAQQYAMQWSINEVGKKVRTIIMVSREGHCLTDLLYRRRNLNLPLEVVAVIGNHPDLAPLAQFYDVPFLCIPVTKETKAKAEAELLELVEAENVELIVLARYMQILSDKVCQRLHGKVINIHHSFLPSFKGARPYHQAHQRGVKLIGATAHFVTPDLDEGPIIAQEVIPVSHRDSTASMMQKGQDVERRVLAQAVTWYSQRRVLLNGNRTVVFE; from the coding sequence ATGACTGAAGCCAAATCTCACCTTGTGCTGACACTTTCTTGCCCTGACCGTCCGGGCATTGTTTATGAGGTCACCAAAGTAATTGTTGAAGAACAGGGCAATATCGTTGATTCCCAGCAGTTTGACGATCCGGAAACTGACCGTTTCTTTATGCGAGTGGAAATTCACACTTCTCGCCCCCTTTCCGAGGTGCGTACCGTTTTTGCTCCCCTGGCGCAGCAATACGCAATGCAGTGGAGCATTAATGAGGTGGGTAAGAAAGTTCGCACCATTATTATGGTTTCCAGAGAGGGGCATTGCCTAACTGACCTGCTATATCGTCGCCGTAATTTAAATTTGCCGCTAGAGGTAGTGGCGGTGATTGGCAACCATCCGGATTTGGCGCCCCTTGCGCAATTCTATGACGTGCCGTTCCTGTGTATCCCGGTCACTAAGGAGACCAAAGCCAAAGCAGAAGCAGAACTGTTAGAGCTGGTAGAGGCAGAAAATGTGGAATTAATCGTACTGGCGCGCTATATGCAGATTCTTTCCGATAAGGTTTGTCAGCGTCTGCACGGAAAAGTGATTAATATCCATCACTCTTTCTTACCCTCTTTTAAGGGAGCGCGTCCCTATCACCAGGCGCATCAGCGGGGAGTGAAACTAATCGGGGCAACTGCCCATTTCGTGACGCCTGACCTGGATGAAGGTCCGATTATCGCCCAAGAGGTGATTCCGGTGTCTCACCGCGACTCCACTGCTTCCATGATGCAAAAGGGTCAAGATGTGGAACGGCGAGTATTAGCGCAGGCAGTTACTTGGTATTCCCAGCGCCGGGTACTGCTTAACGGCAATCGCACCGTGGTTTTTGAATAA
- a CDS encoding Fpg/Nei family DNA glycosylase yields the protein MPEGHSIHRLAIAFTELAKLGIARASSPQGRFAEGAAALDNAKITRPWAWGKHLFLDFNVPQPATLHVHLGLYGSWKFQAGEGIALPGHIGAPRMAGEHPGDTYKHFSGQFQPTPPGENVRLRLEFSRAVADLSGPNQCELLDKKGVEKILARLGPDPLVDACTAEDFIARARKTTRRIGEVVMDQSFIAGPGNIYRAECLFRCGINPNRKAAMVSVKRLQALWEDLQSQMRRGLKEGLICTTDDPSQGRFWVYQRSGEPCRRCGAIVRDRIVAGRRSYWCPKCQK from the coding sequence ATGCCAGAGGGACATTCTATTCACCGTTTAGCCATCGCTTTTACCGAGTTAGCAAAACTCGGCATCGCGCGTGCCTCCTCCCCGCAGGGACGTTTTGCTGAGGGCGCGGCCGCCCTCGATAACGCAAAAATTACTCGCCCCTGGGCCTGGGGCAAACACCTGTTCCTAGATTTTAATGTTCCGCAGCCAGCGACTTTGCATGTACACCTGGGGCTATATGGTTCCTGGAAGTTTCAGGCCGGGGAGGGCATAGCTTTGCCCGGGCATATCGGCGCTCCCCGGATGGCGGGCGAACACCCTGGCGATACCTATAAACATTTTTCGGGTCAGTTCCAGCCGACTCCTCCCGGGGAAAACGTGCGGCTGCGGCTAGAGTTTTCACGGGCAGTAGCCGACCTTTCTGGTCCGAACCAGTGTGAACTGCTCGATAAAAAGGGCGTAGAGAAGATTCTTGCCCGCCTGGGACCCGATCCCTTAGTGGATGCTTGCACAGCTGAGGATTTTATTGCCCGCGCCCGGAAAACTACTCGCCGGATTGGGGAAGTAGTAATGGATCAATCTTTTATTGCAGGTCCCGGCAATATCTACCGCGCCGAATGCCTATTTCGTTGTGGAATCAACCCTAACCGCAAGGCCGCTATGGTCTCGGTAAAGCGCCTACAGGCACTATGGGAAGATTTGCAATCCCAGATGCGGCGGGGCTTAAAAGAAGGTTTGATTTGCACTACTGATGATCCCTCTCAAGGGCGTTTTTGGGTTTACCAGCGTTCTGGGGAGCCTTGTCGGCGCTGCGGGGCGATAGTGCGAGACCGGATAGTGGCCGGCAGGCGCAGCTATTGGTGTCCTAAGTGTCAAAAGTAA